The following coding sequences are from one Lolium rigidum isolate FL_2022 chromosome 6, APGP_CSIRO_Lrig_0.1, whole genome shotgun sequence window:
- the LOC124663801 gene encoding cytidine deaminase 1-like — MGEEKMMTANSEAAAPAAAVELPGFVMSAEEAERAAAAAGVGTVEDLLPLLVPSAMRLARPPISRFPVGAVGLGESGRVYVGVNLEFLGVPLSQVVHAEQFLITNAAAAGERALRAIAVSHMPCGHCRQFLQEIRGAAGIRILVTSDADGGCAPEWRALASLLPRPFGPHDLLPKDAPLVLEPHDNPLGDPVAANGFAAGDMEARLREAAEAAARAAHAPYSGCPAGFAVADGEGKVYAGGCLESAAYNPTLGPVQTAIIAMVAGGGGPAGDVVAAALVEKEGAVTAQEATARIFLAGVAPQATFHVYKYRSSDV; from the coding sequence ATGGGGGAGGAGAAGATGATGACAGCGAATTCTGAGGCggctgcgccggcggcggcggtcgagcTGCCGGGGTTCGTGATGAgcgcggaggaggcggagcgcgcggcggcggcggccggggtggGGACGGTGGAGGACCTGCTGCCCCTGCTGGTCCCGTCGGCGATGCGGCTGGCGCGGCCCCCGATCTCGCGGTTCCCCGTGGGCGCCGTGGGGCTGGGCGAGAGCGGGCGCGTGTACGTCGGCGTGAACCTCGAGTTCCTGGGCGTGCCCCTCTCCCAGGTGGTCCACGCCGAGCAGTTCCTGATcacgaacgccgccgccgccggggagcgCGCGCTCCGCGCCATCGCCGTCTCGCACATGCCCTGCGGCCACTGCCGGCAGTTCCTCCAGGAGATCCGCGGCGCGGCCGGGATCCGCATCCTGGTGACCTCCGACGCCGACGGCGGATGCGCGCCCGAGTGGCGCGCGCTGGCGTCGCTCCTGCCGCGGCCCTTCGGCCCGCACGACCTCCTCCCCAAGGACGCGCCCCTCGTGCTCGAGCCGCACGACAACCCCCTCGGCGACCCCGTCGCCGCCAATGGCTTCGCCGCCGGCGACATGGAGGCGCGCCTGAgggaggcggccgaggcggcggcgcgcgcggcgcatGCGCCGTACAGCGGGTGCCCGGCGGGGTTCGCGGTGGCGGACGGGGAAGGGAAGGTGTACGCCGGGGGCTGCCTGGAGTCCGCGGCGTACAACCCGACGCTCGGCCCGGTGCAGACGGCCATCATTGCGATGGTGGCCGGCGGGGGCGGCCCCGCCGGGgacgtggtggcggcggcgctggtggAGAAGGAGGGGGCGGTGACGGCGCAGGAGGCGACGGCCAGGATCTTCCTGGCCGGCGTGGCGCCGCAGGCGACCTTCCACGTGTACAAGTACAGATCGTCCGATGTGTGA